A genome region from Geobacter pickeringii includes the following:
- a CDS encoding MBL fold metallo-hydrolase, whose protein sequence is MKVCLLASGSKGNSLYVESGESRVLVDAGLSAREIVRRLAAIGVDAADLDGLFVSHEHVDHVRGVGVLARKYHLPVYVSYPTHRALGDALSGVVVTEFESGYSFMCRDILVDPFPITHDACDPVGFTFESGEGKVGVATDFGVATRLVAEKLKDCRVLVLESNHDEEMLINGPYPWHLKQRIKSRHGHLSNNDSAALLSDLLSPGLKGLFLAHLSEINNDPTVARDVTQNLLNSQSVCLPRLIVGEQSQPSEVLRL, encoded by the coding sequence GTGAAGGTCTGCCTGCTCGCCAGCGGAAGCAAGGGGAACTCCCTTTATGTCGAATCGGGCGAGAGCAGGGTCCTTGTTGACGCAGGGCTTTCGGCGCGGGAGATCGTGCGGCGGCTCGCTGCTATCGGTGTCGATGCCGCTGATCTGGACGGCCTGTTCGTCAGTCATGAACACGTAGACCATGTACGCGGGGTAGGGGTGCTTGCCCGTAAGTATCATCTGCCCGTCTATGTAAGTTATCCGACACATCGGGCATTGGGAGACGCACTCTCGGGAGTGGTGGTTACCGAGTTCGAATCGGGTTACTCGTTCATGTGCCGGGATATTCTGGTCGATCCTTTTCCCATTACCCACGATGCCTGTGACCCGGTCGGATTCACCTTCGAAAGTGGTGAAGGTAAGGTCGGTGTCGCCACCGATTTCGGCGTCGCGACCCGTCTCGTTGCCGAAAAGCTCAAGGATTGCCGGGTGCTGGTGCTCGAATCGAATCATGACGAAGAGATGCTCATCAATGGCCCCTATCCCTGGCACCTTAAACAACGGATCAAATCCCGTCACGGGCATCTTTCCAATAACGATTCTGCGGCCCTGCTGTCGGATTTACTGAGCCCCGGTCTTAAAGGCCTTTTCCTTGCACACCTTTCCGAAATCAACAACGACCCGACCGTTGCACGGGACGTGACACAGAACCTCTTGAACTCGCAGAGCGTCTGCTTGCCCCGGCTCATTGTCGGTGAACAGTCCCAGCCAAGTGAAGTCCTCCGCCTCTGA
- a CDS encoding phosphoribosylformylglycinamidine synthase subunit PurQ, which yields MAKARAIVMTGNGTNCETEAAHACRLGGFDDVVIAHISDLLAGEVRLDNFHFLNLTGGFLDGDDLGSAKAQANRLKYAKVDDLREHLLDQLTRFIADGKLILGVCNGFQLMVKMGLLPAFDGRYLTQAATLTFNDCGRFQDRWVYLKTDSASTCVYTKGVAKGLYLPIRHGEGKFVVDSQATLDTIEAKHLAVFKYSDSSYATPTMEFPLNPNGSVNAIAGLCNETGRLMGMMPHPEAFVHRINHPRWTREELPEEGDGLILFKNASEYARKNLL from the coding sequence ATGGCGAAAGCACGAGCGATAGTCATGACCGGCAACGGTACCAACTGCGAGACGGAGGCGGCCCATGCCTGCCGGCTCGGCGGTTTCGACGATGTCGTCATTGCCCATATTTCCGATCTATTGGCGGGTGAGGTGAGGCTGGACAATTTCCACTTCCTGAATCTGACCGGCGGGTTTCTCGACGGAGACGATCTCGGCAGTGCCAAGGCCCAGGCCAACCGGCTCAAATACGCAAAGGTCGACGATCTCCGTGAACACCTGCTCGATCAGCTGACACGCTTCATCGCTGACGGCAAGCTGATTCTCGGTGTCTGCAACGGCTTCCAGCTGATGGTGAAGATGGGGCTTTTGCCTGCGTTTGACGGGCGCTATCTGACACAGGCAGCGACCCTTACCTTCAACGACTGCGGCCGGTTCCAGGACCGGTGGGTGTATCTCAAGACCGATTCCGCTTCGACATGCGTCTACACGAAAGGGGTAGCGAAGGGGCTGTACCTTCCGATCCGCCACGGCGAGGGGAAATTCGTTGTCGACAGCCAGGCAACCCTGGACACCATCGAGGCGAAGCATCTGGCGGTCTTCAAGTATTCCGACAGCTCTTATGCAACGCCTACCATGGAGTTTCCTCTCAATCCGAACGGCTCGGTGAATGCCATTGCGGGACTCTGCAACGAAACCGGCCGTCTCATGGGGATGATGCCGCATCCCGAGGCTTTCGTCCACCGGATCAACCATCCGCGCTGGACCCGCGAAGAGCTTCCCGAGGAAGGCGACGGACTCATCCTTTTCAAGAATGCCTCAGAGTATGCCAGGAAGAATCTGCTGTAA
- the pyrE gene encoding orotate phosphoribosyltransferase, with protein MTDRERLKQIILQLSYEKRKVTLASGRESDFYFDGKQTTLHAEGGLLVGKLFYEAIKDVEGVQGVGGITLGADPIATATSIAAYLEGRPMHAFIIRKEPKGHGTGQWLEGRKNLPPSSKVIIVEDVVTTGGSSMKAVRRAEEEGLEVLGIVSLVDRQEGGRENIEKEGFWLKTIFTKADLLA; from the coding sequence ATGACCGATAGGGAACGACTCAAACAAATCATCCTGCAGCTCTCCTATGAAAAGCGGAAAGTCACTCTCGCCTCGGGACGCGAGAGCGATTTTTACTTCGACGGGAAGCAGACCACCCTCCATGCAGAGGGCGGACTCCTGGTCGGTAAGCTGTTCTATGAAGCCATCAAGGACGTGGAAGGTGTTCAGGGGGTAGGGGGGATCACCTTGGGAGCCGACCCCATTGCCACCGCCACCTCCATTGCTGCCTATCTCGAGGGGCGGCCGATGCACGCCTTTATCATCCGCAAGGAGCCGAAAGGTCATGGCACCGGTCAATGGCTTGAGGGGCGGAAGAATCTTCCTCCCAGCTCTAAGGTCATCATTGTGGAGGACGTCGTCACCACGGGCGGCTCCTCCATGAAAGCGGTCCGCCGTGCGGAAGAGGAAGGGCTTGAGGTTCTCGGCATCGTCTCCCTCGTCGACCGTCAGGAGGGGGGGCGCGAGAACATTGAAAAAGAGGGGTTCTGGCTGAAGACCA
- a CDS encoding mechanosensitive ion channel family protein, producing the protein MDNILELFRSGAGDNSLVFWLKELLAAVVIFTFYWVLSLVARYLLTRWAPRLTSFTRTDLDDRILRRVTPPTCLLVVLAGLYFAVKSLPLPEKAHVALSGAVFILNVIVVTNIAWRAIDELLVWYGTRLAERHGTGVDRQIIPPLEKLITIFLAGIALMVTLRHFNYDILSVVTALGIGSLAIGMAAKDTLANMISGFTLMVDRPFRIGDRVQLTSGQWGDVADIGLRTTKIKTVDNTLLIIPNSELCNTTIINMAFPDMRAKGKVSVGVGYGSDVGIVKRILTETALDFPDVLRDPAPEAFLVSFGESALNMALFFWVEDYGRVFATTDRINERIITRFREEGIEIPFPTRTVFLEKEQ; encoded by the coding sequence GTGGATAATATCCTCGAGCTCTTCAGAAGCGGAGCGGGCGACAACTCTCTGGTGTTCTGGCTCAAAGAACTCCTGGCGGCTGTCGTCATCTTCACTTTCTACTGGGTTCTTTCGCTCGTCGCCCGTTATCTTCTGACCCGTTGGGCTCCGCGGCTGACGTCGTTCACGCGCACTGATCTGGACGACCGGATCCTCAGGCGGGTGACGCCGCCCACGTGCCTCCTCGTGGTGCTGGCAGGTCTCTACTTCGCCGTAAAGTCCCTGCCGCTGCCCGAGAAGGCCCATGTTGCCCTGTCGGGCGCCGTGTTCATTCTCAACGTCATAGTCGTCACCAACATCGCCTGGCGCGCAATCGACGAGCTTTTGGTGTGGTACGGCACGCGCCTCGCCGAGCGCCACGGGACGGGGGTGGACCGGCAGATCATCCCACCGCTCGAAAAACTGATCACCATCTTCCTCGCGGGCATTGCCCTGATGGTGACGCTGCGGCATTTCAACTACGACATCCTGTCGGTCGTGACCGCCCTCGGAATCGGTTCTCTGGCCATCGGTATGGCGGCCAAGGATACCCTGGCCAACATGATTTCAGGTTTCACCCTCATGGTGGACCGGCCGTTCCGGATCGGCGACCGCGTCCAGCTCACCTCCGGTCAGTGGGGGGACGTTGCCGATATCGGGCTCCGCACCACCAAAATCAAAACCGTCGACAACACGCTCCTCATCATCCCAAACTCCGAACTATGCAACACGACGATCATCAACATGGCGTTTCCCGATATGCGTGCCAAGGGAAAGGTGAGCGTCGGCGTCGGATATGGGAGCGATGTGGGGATCGTGAAGCGAATCCTGACCGAGACGGCCCTCGACTTTCCCGATGTACTCAGGGATCCCGCTCCGGAGGCTTTTCTGGTCTCCTTTGGCGAAAGCGCCCTCAATATGGCGCTCTTCTTCTGGGTTGAGGATTATGGTCGGGTCTTTGCGACCACCGATCGTATCAACGAACGTATCATAACCCGTTTCCGGGAGGAGGGAATCGAGATTCCGTTCCCGACCCGGACAGTTTTCTTGGAAAAGGAACAGTAA
- a CDS encoding phosphoribosylformylglycinamidine synthase subunit PurS, with protein MARRIEIALRNGVRDARGERIKREIEHFLHLSVEGVRTIDVYTVDAELAEDDLVKAASEPFCDPVIQDWSIDRPVATGFDFLVEVGFRPGVTDNVGRTAREAIEYISGRPFAAGEGVYTSVQYLLNGALSRTDVERIAKDLLCNTLIQRFVILDQAEFMAQGGVPVSVPKVTAETRSQVREIDLNVTDEELMRISKDGVLALTLDEMKIIQAHYRDPAVLAKRQEMGLSDKPTDAELEALAQTWSEHCKHKIFSGNVEYIDEHGNREEIKSLFKSYIQRTTATVRQQQGENDYCLSVFKDNAGVIRFNDDWSLVFKVETHNSPSALDPYGGALTGIVGVNRDPFGTGMGARLIFNTDVFCFASPFYEKPLPSRLLHPRRIYEGVVEGVEHGGNKSGIPTVNGSLVFDDRFAGKPLVFCGTAGLMPATINGKPAHEKHINPGDLIVMTGGRIGKDGIHGATFSSEELNENSPVTAVQIGDPITQKRMTDFLIRARDRGLYNFITDNGAGGLSSSVGEMAKECGGCRMDLSRAPLKYPGLDPWEILISEAQERMSLAVPPAHIDEFLAMAKRFGVEATVLGEFTDTGIFHIEFGERTIAYLPISFLHEGLPPMEMRGVWEIKRHEEPAIEVSSDYTADLKQLLGALNICSKESVVRRYDHEVQGGSVVKPFTGVANDGPSDAAVVRPVLDSFEGVVVGHGICPRYSDIDTYHMTANAIDEGLRNYVAVGGSLDLVSGLDNFCWCDPVQSEKTPDGEYKMAQLVRSNKALYDYCVAYGIPLISGKDSMKNDFYDGAVKISIPPTLLFSVIGKIDDVRKAVTMDVKRPEDIVYLLGETANELGGSEYFALRGEIGNNVPKVNAEAALTRYRALHRAITDGLVASCHDLSDGGLAVALAEKAFAGGFGISADLKSVRWSGDSTEKNDAVLLFSESASRHLVTIRPHHRQAFESVMGECGVSAIGVVTEEAVLRIDGLAGTPVINERIDELKQAWQSPLREL; from the coding sequence ATGGCGAGACGAATCGAGATAGCCCTCAGGAATGGGGTACGCGACGCCCGCGGCGAGCGGATCAAGCGCGAAATCGAACATTTCCTCCATCTTTCGGTTGAAGGCGTCCGGACCATCGACGTCTACACCGTGGATGCCGAGCTGGCCGAGGACGATCTGGTGAAGGCGGCCTCTGAGCCTTTCTGCGATCCGGTCATTCAGGACTGGAGCATCGACCGGCCGGTGGCGACGGGGTTCGATTTCCTCGTTGAGGTCGGGTTTCGCCCCGGCGTTACCGACAACGTCGGTCGGACCGCCCGTGAAGCGATCGAGTACATATCCGGTCGCCCCTTCGCTGCGGGAGAGGGGGTCTATACATCGGTCCAGTATCTGCTGAACGGTGCGCTATCCCGAACCGACGTGGAACGGATTGCAAAAGACCTGCTGTGCAACACCCTCATTCAGCGTTTCGTCATCCTCGACCAGGCCGAATTCATGGCCCAGGGAGGGGTACCCGTCTCCGTTCCGAAGGTTACCGCCGAGACCCGGAGCCAAGTGCGCGAAATCGATCTGAACGTTACGGACGAGGAGCTGATGCGGATCAGCAAGGATGGGGTACTGGCCCTCACCCTTGATGAGATGAAGATCATCCAGGCTCACTATCGTGATCCCGCGGTCCTTGCCAAACGCCAGGAGATGGGGCTTTCGGACAAACCGACCGATGCGGAGCTTGAGGCGCTGGCCCAGACCTGGTCCGAGCACTGCAAGCACAAGATCTTCTCCGGAAACGTCGAGTACATCGATGAGCACGGGAATCGCGAAGAGATCAAGTCCCTGTTCAAGAGTTACATCCAGCGGACCACGGCCACGGTTCGCCAGCAGCAGGGGGAGAATGACTACTGCCTGTCAGTGTTCAAGGACAACGCGGGCGTCATCAGGTTTAACGATGACTGGTCACTGGTCTTCAAGGTCGAGACCCACAATTCTCCGTCGGCACTCGATCCCTACGGCGGGGCCCTGACCGGCATCGTCGGCGTTAACCGCGATCCCTTCGGCACTGGCATGGGGGCCCGGCTTATCTTTAACACCGATGTCTTCTGCTTTGCCTCTCCGTTCTACGAAAAACCGCTCCCCAGTCGTCTCCTGCATCCCCGTCGCATCTATGAAGGGGTTGTGGAAGGGGTGGAACACGGCGGGAACAAGAGCGGCATCCCGACGGTGAACGGTTCTCTGGTCTTCGATGACCGCTTTGCCGGCAAGCCCTTGGTCTTCTGCGGTACCGCCGGTCTCATGCCGGCCACCATCAACGGCAAGCCGGCCCACGAGAAACATATCAATCCGGGCGACCTCATCGTCATGACCGGCGGACGGATCGGCAAGGACGGCATCCACGGTGCCACCTTCTCGTCTGAGGAGCTGAACGAAAATTCCCCGGTGACCGCCGTCCAGATCGGCGATCCGATCACCCAGAAGCGGATGACCGACTTCCTCATCCGTGCCCGTGACAGGGGACTCTACAACTTCATCACCGACAACGGTGCTGGCGGGCTCTCCTCATCGGTCGGCGAGATGGCCAAGGAGTGCGGCGGCTGCCGGATGGATCTCTCAAGGGCGCCGCTCAAATATCCGGGACTCGATCCTTGGGAGATTCTCATCTCCGAGGCCCAGGAGCGGATGAGCCTCGCCGTGCCGCCGGCCCATATCGACGAATTCCTGGCCATGGCGAAGCGCTTCGGAGTGGAGGCAACGGTGCTCGGTGAATTCACCGATACGGGCATCTTTCATATCGAGTTCGGCGAGCGGACCATCGCCTATCTGCCGATCAGCTTTCTCCATGAGGGGCTCCCTCCCATGGAGATGCGGGGGGTCTGGGAGATCAAGCGGCACGAGGAACCGGCCATCGAGGTTTCGTCCGATTATACCGCCGATCTCAAGCAACTTCTCGGCGCGCTCAACATCTGTTCCAAAGAGTCGGTGGTCCGCCGTTATGACCACGAGGTTCAGGGGGGGAGCGTGGTGAAGCCCTTCACGGGCGTTGCCAACGACGGTCCTTCCGACGCAGCCGTGGTTCGTCCGGTGCTTGATTCCTTCGAGGGGGTCGTGGTGGGCCACGGCATCTGCCCCCGCTACAGCGACATCGATACCTATCACATGACCGCCAACGCCATCGACGAGGGATTGCGCAACTACGTGGCCGTCGGCGGCTCGCTGGATCTGGTGTCCGGACTCGACAACTTCTGCTGGTGCGATCCGGTCCAGTCGGAGAAGACGCCGGACGGCGAGTACAAGATGGCCCAGCTGGTCCGCTCCAACAAGGCATTGTACGACTACTGCGTCGCCTATGGCATCCCCCTCATTTCCGGCAAGGATTCCATGAAAAACGACTTTTACGACGGAGCGGTCAAGATTTCCATTCCGCCGACGCTCCTCTTCTCGGTCATCGGCAAGATCGATGATGTGCGCAAGGCCGTCACCATGGACGTCAAGCGCCCCGAAGATATCGTCTACCTTCTTGGTGAAACGGCAAACGAGCTTGGTGGCTCCGAGTACTTCGCCCTCCGCGGGGAGATCGGCAACAATGTGCCGAAGGTCAATGCCGAGGCTGCCCTTACGCGTTACCGCGCGCTCCACCGGGCCATTACCGACGGGTTGGTCGCCTCCTGTCATGATCTTTCCGACGGTGGCCTCGCCGTGGCCCTGGCGGAAAAGGCCTTTGCCGGCGGCTTCGGGATCTCGGCCGACCTGAAGAGCGTCCGGTGGAGCGGTGACAGCACCGAGAAGAACGATGCCGTTCTGCTCTTCTCCGAATCGGCTTCGCGGCATCTGGTAACCATCCGCCCCCATCACCGTCAGGCCTTTGAGTCGGTGATGGGGGAATGTGGAGTTTCGGCCATCGGGGTTGTTACGGAGGAGGCCGTTCTGCGTATTGACGGCCTGGCAGGTACACCGGTGATCAACGAGCGGATAGACGAACTCAAGCAAGCGTGGCAGAGCCCGCTGAGGGAGCTGTAA
- the purB gene encoding adenylosuccinate lyase has protein sequence MIERYSRPEMTRIWEPRNRYQKWLDIEIYACEAHADLGNIPAEAVERIKSKANFDVERIDEIERTVKHDVIAFLTSVADYIGDDSRFVHLGLTSSDVLDTSFAMLLAEASDLIIEDIKRLMEVIKRRALEHKDTPMMGRSHGIHAEPVTFGIKMALWYDEMRRNLRRMEAARETVAYGKISGAVGTFANIDPRVEEYVCLKAGLKPAPCATQVIQRDRHAEFFSTLAIIASSIEKFAVEIRHLQRTEVLEAEEFFSKGQKGSSAMPHKRNPVLSENLTGLARLVRGYAVSALENVPLWHERDISHSSVERIIGPDATIVMDFMLNRCIGLIDNLVVYPENMMKNLNLMRGLIFSQRVLLKLATAGASREKAYELVQRNAMKVWEQGKDFQTELLADDEVRGYLPEEEICEAFDLNYHLKHVDTIFSRVFGG, from the coding sequence GTGATCGAACGTTACAGCCGTCCTGAAATGACCCGCATCTGGGAGCCGAGGAACCGCTACCAGAAGTGGCTTGACATCGAAATCTACGCCTGCGAGGCCCATGCTGACCTGGGAAACATTCCGGCGGAAGCGGTCGAGCGGATCAAGTCCAAGGCCAACTTTGACGTGGAGCGCATTGACGAGATCGAGCGGACCGTAAAGCATGACGTCATCGCCTTCCTCACCTCGGTCGCCGATTACATCGGTGACGATTCGCGCTTTGTCCATCTTGGGCTCACCTCTTCGGATGTTCTCGACACCTCTTTCGCCATGCTGCTTGCAGAGGCCTCCGACCTCATTATTGAGGACATCAAGCGCCTGATGGAGGTTATCAAGCGCCGGGCACTCGAGCACAAGGATACCCCGATGATGGGGCGTTCCCACGGAATCCATGCAGAACCGGTGACTTTCGGTATCAAGATGGCGCTCTGGTATGACGAGATGCGCCGAAACCTCCGCCGGATGGAGGCGGCTCGAGAGACCGTGGCTTACGGGAAGATTTCCGGTGCGGTCGGCACCTTCGCGAATATCGATCCCCGGGTCGAGGAGTACGTCTGCCTCAAGGCGGGGCTGAAGCCCGCTCCCTGCGCAACGCAGGTCATCCAGCGCGACCGCCACGCCGAGTTCTTCTCGACGCTGGCGATTATCGCAAGCTCCATCGAGAAGTTCGCCGTCGAGATCCGTCATCTTCAGCGGACGGAGGTCCTGGAGGCCGAGGAGTTCTTCAGCAAGGGGCAGAAGGGATCGTCGGCCATGCCGCACAAGCGTAACCCGGTCCTGTCCGAGAACCTCACCGGATTGGCCCGCCTGGTGCGCGGTTACGCCGTATCGGCTCTGGAGAACGTGCCGCTCTGGCACGAGCGCGACATCTCCCACTCCTCCGTAGAACGGATCATCGGTCCGGACGCGACGATCGTGATGGATTTCATGCTCAACCGCTGCATCGGTCTCATCGATAACCTCGTGGTCTATCCCGAAAACATGATGAAAAACCTCAACCTCATGCGGGGACTTATCTTTTCGCAGCGCGTCCTGCTTAAACTGGCCACTGCCGGCGCTTCCCGCGAAAAGGCCTACGAGCTCGTCCAGCGCAACGCCATGAAGGTGTGGGAGCAGGGAAAGGATTTCCAGACCGAGCTCCTGGCCGATGACGAGGTGAGGGGGTACCTCCCTGAGGAAGAGATTTGCGAGGCATTTGACCTCAACTATCACCTCAAGCACGTAGACACCATTTTCTCGAGGGTCTTCGGTGGATAA
- the purF gene encoding amidophosphoribosyltransferase, whose amino-acid sequence MKLYRPTEECGIFGVYGHPEAANLTYLGLYALQHRGQESCGIVSSDGRTLFSHKSMGLVADVFGDQEIFKKLPGRSAIGHVRYSTTGDSVIKNVQPIMVDYSRGSIAVAHNGNLVNAQTVKDELEAWGSIFQTTMDTEVLLHLLATSKQNSLEDRIAEALGRVKGAYCLLFLTETRMIAARDPQGFRPLCLGKLGEGWVVASESCALDLIEAEFIREIEPGEIVVITKDGVSSHFPLAKTEAAPCIFEFVYFARPDSYIFGKNVYMVRKEFGRQLAREHQVDADIVIPVPDSGVPAALGYAQESGIPFELGLIRNHYIGRTFIEPQQSIRHFGVKIKLNPVRDILKGKRVVVIDDSIVRGTTSRKIVKMVRNAGAKEVHVRISSPPTSYPCYYGIDTPTRKELISSSHTIDEIRRYITADSLGYLSEEGLLEAVGTGTNPYCKACFSGGYPIRFPKLAAEPQLDLF is encoded by the coding sequence ATGAAGCTTTACAGACCAACGGAAGAGTGTGGCATTTTTGGTGTTTATGGGCATCCGGAAGCAGCCAACCTGACCTACCTCGGCCTTTATGCCCTGCAGCACCGCGGCCAGGAGAGCTGCGGCATCGTGTCGTCGGACGGCAGGACCCTCTTCTCCCACAAGAGCATGGGGCTTGTGGCGGATGTCTTCGGCGACCAGGAGATATTCAAGAAACTGCCGGGGCGCTCGGCCATCGGTCATGTCCGGTACTCCACTACCGGAGATTCGGTCATCAAGAACGTCCAACCGATCATGGTCGACTACTCCCGAGGCTCCATCGCCGTCGCGCACAACGGCAACCTTGTGAACGCCCAGACGGTGAAGGACGAGCTGGAGGCCTGGGGCTCCATCTTCCAGACCACCATGGATACGGAGGTGCTCCTGCACCTTCTCGCCACGTCCAAGCAGAATTCGTTGGAAGACCGTATCGCCGAGGCTCTCGGGAGGGTTAAGGGGGCTTACTGTCTTCTCTTCCTCACGGAGACCCGCATGATCGCCGCCCGCGACCCCCAGGGATTCCGCCCCCTGTGCCTCGGAAAGCTTGGCGAAGGGTGGGTGGTCGCCTCCGAAAGCTGTGCCCTTGACCTTATCGAGGCCGAGTTCATCCGTGAGATCGAGCCGGGGGAGATCGTTGTCATCACCAAGGATGGCGTCTCCTCCCATTTTCCTCTCGCCAAGACCGAAGCGGCGCCCTGTATCTTCGAGTTTGTCTACTTCGCCCGCCCGGATTCGTACATTTTCGGCAAGAACGTCTACATGGTGCGGAAGGAATTCGGGCGCCAGCTTGCTCGCGAGCACCAGGTCGACGCCGATATCGTCATTCCGGTTCCGGATTCGGGAGTTCCCGCGGCCCTCGGCTATGCCCAGGAATCGGGGATTCCCTTCGAGCTCGGTCTCATCCGCAATCACTACATCGGCAGGACCTTCATCGAGCCCCAGCAATCGATCCGCCATTTCGGCGTCAAGATCAAGCTCAATCCCGTGCGTGACATCCTGAAGGGGAAGCGGGTCGTGGTCATCGACGATTCCATCGTCCGCGGCACGACGTCGCGCAAGATAGTCAAGATGGTGCGCAATGCCGGTGCCAAAGAGGTTCATGTCCGCATTTCCTCTCCGCCGACGAGCTATCCCTGCTACTACGGCATCGACACGCCGACCCGGAAAGAGCTCATTTCATCGTCGCACACCATTGACGAGATCAGGCGGTATATCACTGCCGATTCCCTCGGATACCTGTCCGAGGAAGGTCTGCTGGAGGCCGTGGGGACCGGTACGAACCCCTACTGCAAGGCCTGCTTCTCCGGCGGCTACCCCATCCGATTCCCCAAATTGGCGGCTGAACCCCAGCTTGACCTCTTCTGA